From Pempheris klunzingeri isolate RE-2024b chromosome 18, fPemKlu1.hap1, whole genome shotgun sequence, a single genomic window includes:
- the LOC139218122 gene encoding cysteine-rich venom protein-like, whose product MLQMSWNKEAAANAQRWANTCSMQHSPASSREISTSGCGENLYMSSWKSSWSDAIQAWYDEVKDWRYGVGSTNGGVVGHFTQVVWYRSNQVGCAMAYCPHSQYKYFYVCQYCPPGNYQYARPYQSGPTCADCPNACNNKLCTNPCRYSDKYSNCPDLKQQWGCSNSNVASWCPASCKCTNEII is encoded by the exons ATGTTGCAGATG AGCTGGAACAAGGAGGCTGCAGCCAACGCTCAGAGGTGGGCCAACACCTGCTCCATGCAGCACAGCCCTGCTAGCTCCAGAGAGATCAGCA CCAGCGGCTGTGGTGAGAACCTGTACATGTCCAGCTGGAAGAGCAGCTGGAGCGATGCTATCCAGGCCTGGTACGACGAGGTGAAGGACTGGCGCTACGGAGTGGGATCTACCAACGGAGGAGTGGTCGGACACTTTACACAG GTTGTTTGGTACAGGTCCAACCAAGTTGGCTGTGCCATGGCCTACTGTCCCCACTCTCAGTACAAGTACTTCTATGTCTGCCAGTACTGCCCACC CGGTAACTACCAGTACGCTCGCCCATATCAGTCAGGACCCACCTGTGCTGACTGCCCCAACGCCTGCAACAACAAACTGTGCA CCAACCCCTGTCGCTACTCGGACAAGTACAGTAACTGTCCTGACCTGAAGCAGCAGTGGggctgcagcaacagcaacgTTGCCTCTTGGTGTCCCGCCTCCTGCAAGTGCACCAATGAGATCATTTAA